CTCGCTTCTTGATAAAGCTTACATCAATGTTTATGTGAACGAAACTCGGATCGGTGAGATTAACCTGAATGACAGTGCATATCTAGTGATCGATACCTATCCCGACAAAAATTTCAAGGGCTAGGTGGAATTCATCTCTCCCCAGGCGGAATTTACCCCTAAAAATATCCAGACCAAGGAAGAACGGGTCAAGCTCGTCTTTGAAGTACGCATTCGTCTTGAGAATTCAGAACATATGTTGAAGCCGGGATTGCCGGCTGATGTAACCATCTTCACAAAATGATTTATCTGGCGCGATCAAGCCTGTCCACAAATAAGGTACTGTCATGACAGACCTGAATTCGATAACAATAGAAAATCTTCATAAAAAATTCGAGGATATAAAGGCCCTTGACGGTCTTTCATTCAAGGTCAATGCAGGTGAGATGTTTATTATTGTCGGCCCGGATGGCGCCGGAAAATCAACCCTGCTTCGGATACTGGCAGGCATCCTGCCCTTCGAAGAAGGTCATGTCCAGGCCTTTGACCGCACACTTCCCGGCGACGAAGAGAAAATCAAGCTCAAGCTGGGATATATGCCCCAGCGTTTCGGCCTTTACGAGGATCTCACGGTTCATGAAAATCTAAAATTTTTTTACAGCCTTTACAATCTTCCCCGCAGGAACAGAGATGAGGTTTTCCGCAGGATGTTTGAATTTTCGGGGCTGGAGAGGTTCAAGAAAAGGCTGGCGGGCGACCTTTCCGGGGGAATGAAGCAAAAACTGGGATTGTCCTGTGCACTCCTGCATAAGCCCTCTCTTCTGGGCAGCTGCTGCAGCATCCCTTTTTTGGGATCCGGGAAGGGAATGAACTGGTATCCGTCGCAGGAATTCACATTCTCTCCGAGTGGGCCGGCGTTGCGGCCATCGGAAATATCTTCACCCGACCCGACCGGCGGGGAAGAGGCCTGGGCACACGTGCAACGAGCGCCCTGGTTCAAGATTTGCTGGATGCGGGATTCAAAACCATCGTGCTAAACGTTTCGACTAAAAATGAAGCAGCCATCCACTGCTACCGAAAGATTGGTTTCGTACCCTACTGCCGGTATCATGAAGGGGTGAGTGTTGTTGGTCCCTATCCCGCTTAAATCGTTCTGAACATCCTTCGACCACGGATCTCGCCTTTATTAAACTCAGACTTGATCCTCTGCTCAGGATGATGATATAGATTGAGCGGAGGATTGCGTGAGTGTCCACAAATTCAACCCCTTTATTTCATCATCCTGAGCGGCGTGAGCTTCGAAGAAGCGAATTACGTCGAAGGACCTGCCACATTCAGGTACAATGAATTTACAGTGTGAAAGATCGAACAACAGAGGAGGGAAAAAACATGGAATTTACACATCTTGGACGGACAGGCCTCACGGTCAGCCGTTTGTGCCTGGGCACGATGAATTTTGGTCCCGAAACAGACGAAGCGCCCAGTTTCAGGATCATGGATGAAGCACTGGATGCGGGTATCAATTTCTTCGACACGGCCAACGTTTACGGTTGGAAAACCGGCGAAGGAATCACCGAACAGATTATCGGACGCTGGCTGTCTCAGGGCGGCGGCCGGCGGGACAAGATCGTGCTGGCCACGAAGGTCTACGGCAAGATGGGCGACTGGCCCAACGAAGGGCGCCTGTCTGCCTATCACATCCGCCGAGCGTGCGAAGAAAGCCTGCGGCGCCTGCAGACCGACCACATCGATCTGTATCAGATGCATCACATCGACCGCGAAGCTCCCTGGGAGGAAATCTGGCAAGCGATGAAGCAGCTGGTACGCGAAGGCAAGGTAATTTACGTCGGTAGCAGCAATTTCGCCGGCTGGCACATCGCTCAGGCGCAGTGCGCAGCTCGAGCCCGTCATTTTATGGGACTGGTTTCGGAACAAAGCCTGTATAACCTGAACGATCGCATGATCGAACTCGAAGTGATTCCGGCTTGCCGAGACTACGGTCTGGGACTCATTCCCTGGAGTCCACTCGCCGGGGGCATGCTCGGTGGCGCTTTGAAGAAAGCCAAAGAAGGGCGCCGAGCCGACGAACACGTGCAGAAGTCGATCGAAGAAAATCGAGAGACGCTGGAGAAATACGAAGCGCTGTGCAAAGACCTGGGCGAAGCGCCCGCCGACGTGGCGCTGGCCTGGCTGCTGCACAATCCTGTCGTGACGGCGCCGATCATCGGTCCCCGCACTTCGGACCAGCTTAAAGGGAACATCCATTCGCTTTCGATCGAGCTGGACTCCGATACGCTCCAAAAGCTGGACGAAATTTGGCCCGGTCCAGGTGGTGCGGCTCCCGAAGCATATGCGTGGTAAGATAACCGGGCGTCGCGAGCCAAAACCTGCGCGCCGCGATGTAATCTCATAATACGGAGAATAGCATGAGTTCGGAGTTCGATATCAAAGACATCAGTCTGGCTGAAGGCGGCCGTCGCCGGATCAACTGGGCCGCGCAAGAAATGCCCGTTCTGCGCCAGGTGCGTGATCGCTTCGCAAAAGAGCAGCCGTTGAAAGGGATGCGCGTCGCTGGATGCCTGCACGTGACCACGGAAACGGCAAACCTGATGCGTACCCTGCAAAATGGCGGCGCGGAGGTCGTGCTTTGCGCATCCAATCCACTTTCCACGCAGGACGATGTCGCCGCATCCCTGGTCAGCCACGATGAAATCCCGGTCTACGCAATCAAGGGCGAGGACAACGACACCTACTACGAACACATCCACGCCGCACTGGACGTCAAACCCAACATGACCATGGACGACGGCGCCGATCTGCTCAGCACCTTGCACAAGGATCGCCAAGAATTGCTTGCACAGGTGAGAGGCGGAACGGAGGAAACCACCACGGGAGTCATCCGGCTGCGCGCCATGGCCAACGAAGGTGCATTGAAGTATCCGGTCATCGCCGTTAACGACGCCATGACCAAACATTTCTTCGACAACCGCTACGGAACGGGTCAATCCACGATCGACGGCATCGTACGCGCCACCAACATCCTTCTGGCCGGCAAGACCTTCGTGGTCGCCGGCTACGGCTGGTGCGGAAGAGGGCTGGCCATGCGGGCACGGGGCATGGGTGCGAACGTAATCGTCACCGAAGTCAAACCGCTTGCAGCGCTCGAAGCAGTGATGGACGGGTTCCGCGTCATGCCCATGATCGAGGCGGCGCCCATCGGAGACATTTTCTGCACGCTCACCGGCGACATCAACGTTATCGACAAGCATCATTTCGACGTGATGAAAAACGGCGCCATCGTGGCCAACTCGGGCCATTTCAACGTGGAAATCAACATCCCCGCCCTAGAGAAGATGTCCACTGAAGTGCGCAAGCCGCGGGAATTCATCGACCAATACGTGCTCAAAGACGGCCGCGCCATCAACCTGCTCGGTGAAGGGCGTTTGATCAACCTGGCAGCAGCGGAAGGTCATCCCGCCAGCGTGATGGACCTTTCCTTCGCCAATCAGGCGCTCTCGTTGGAATACATCGTTCAACACGGCGAGGAACTCGAAAACCGCGTGTACACAATTCCGGAGGACATCGACCGGGAAATCGCCCGCATGAAGCTGGAGTCGATGAACGTCAAGATCGATAAGTTGTCCGCCGAGCAAGAGAAATACCTTGCTTCCTGGGAAGAGGGGACATAGGAATTACGCTGTAACTTACGGGATGAATAAAGCCGGCTTTCATCTTTGAAAATGGAAGCCGGTTTCGCGTTAAGGTGTGGGTGTGGGAGAAATGAGCGGCGTTGCTGTGGGCGTGGGTGTGGGCTTCTTCACGGAGATTAGAATGTAGACCACGTCGCCAAACATCGTGCCATCCGGCGCCTGTGCCTGCCATTGGCTTACATACTGACCAACCTCCCCCGGTGCTTGGAGTTCTACCTGCCATATCGCATTCGTTCCCCCACGGGCAGGATAAAGCGCCACGGCCTCCGGCGCCCCGAATTCATCTTCGCCAAGGTGAAGTAGGCGGTAATCCGCTCCCCAATCGCAACTGCCGTTGTTTTGAACCGACCAGCGTTTATCGAGCGTCTGGCCCGGCACCACAACCTCGCCGTCGGGGAAAGTGAGATCTTCGAGAAAACGCGCATCGTTCTCACAATCGGACCTGGATGGTTCAACCCCTGAAGATGATTCAGAGGATGTGACGAAGGTAGGATTCGGAGTCATCGTAGGTATTGGCTGCCGAAGCTCTACGGATGGCATACTCGTCTCTGGTCCCGAAGCACATGATGGAAGCCAAAGAGTCAGGAAAACCGTGCACAGAGCCAACGTTCGCATAGCGGGTCTTTTCTTCATTAAATCGATTATAGTCAAAGAGCGGTTTTCACCCAAGCCCGATCTTATCTTCCGCCGCATTCAAACAACCGGTTCCTCACGATGCGCCCTTTGGCAAGCGTCGTCGAGGTATAGAAGTGGTCGTCCGATCCTTTTTGGGCTCATGTGCACGCGTACGGCTTCGAACTACTCCGTTGCATCCAGGGTCAGAGGACGCTGCCCTGGCGTTCTTTCCGAGAACGGTCCACTTTCATGCACACTCTTTTGCCTGACATTCTCACGCAGCAAAATAGACGTCGGTGGAATTTTTCAGCGTTACAAACCAAGAGCCCAATACTTGATTGTGATGACGAATGATTTGCTCCGCACTGAGATTTTCGCCGTCATAGGTGCTGTGCCCGTCTTCGATCAAGATAACCTCGTATCCCAGACTGTATGCCCTTCTACACGTCGTATCGATGCAGTACTCGGTTTGCAGCCCGGTGACAGTCAGCTTTTCGATGTCTCGCGAACTCAATTCCTCCCCTAACATCGTATCCTGAAACGAATCGGGATGGCTCTTCCGAACATAGATATCTTCCGCTTTTTTGCTTAATTCGGGATGGATCTGCCATCCTTTTGAATCAGGATGGAGTGGACTACCTTCTTCCGCTTCACAATGCTGAATCCAAAAAATCGGAACGTCGGATCGTCTCGCTTTTTCGATCAATTCATTGATCGTCCCGATTAGATCCTTCTCTCCATAAATGGCATCCATTCCTCCGAATAAACCGGACTGAACGTCAATAACAAGAAGCGCCGTCTTTTTCACTTTTCTATGTTCCTCCGAGCTAACTTCCGCCTCTCCCCAAGTGCTGCAGAAGAGCGCTTTCGGGATCGTTCAGGCATTGACTTCCTCGAGCGTCAGTACTTCTTCAGCGGCTAAATCCTCAACCGGAATCGGTTCGTCGGACATCGTGGCTTCGAGCCCGGCGGCCTTGCGAATCTCGAATTCAAGCTCTTGGGCCATATCGGGATTCTCCCGCAGATAACTCTTGGCGTTCTCCCGGCCCTGGCCCAAACGCGTTTCCCCGTAGGAATAGTACGATCCACGCTTGTCGATCAGCTCCAGTTCCACGCCCAGATCCAGGACGCCGCCCACCTTGGAAATGCCCTCATCGTACATGATATCGAATTCCGCCACCTTGAACGGCGGCGCTACTTTGTTCTTCACTACCCGAATGCGCGCCCGGTTTCCCACGATGTCCTGGCCGACCTTGATGCTTTCGGCGCGGCGAATGTCCAGGCGCACGGAGGCGTAGAATTTAAGCGCCCTGCCGCCCGTCGTGGTTTCGGGATTTCCGAACATCACGCCGATTTTCTGCCGCAGTTGGTTGGTGAAGATCACGGCCGTGTTGGTCTGTTTGATGGCGCCACTCAGTTTACGCAGCGCCTGGCTCATCAAGCGAGCCTGCATGCCCATGTGAGCGTCGCCCATGTCCCCCTCTATCTCCGCACGAGGCACGAGTGCAGCGACGCTGTCGATCACGACGAGATCCACCGCGCCGCTGCGCACCAACGTCTCGGTAATCTCCAGCGCCTGCTCGCCCATGTCGGGTTGCGAGATATACAAGTTATCCACGTCCACGCCGCAGCGGGCGGCGTACTGGGGATCCAAGGCGTGCTCCATGTCGATGTACGCACAAACCCCACCCTGGCGTTGGGCTTCCGCAACGATGTGTTGGCAGAGCGTCGTCTTCCCCGATGACTCGGGGCCGTAAATTTCCGTCACCCGGCCGCGGGGGATTCCACCCACACCGAGCGCCAAATCCAAAGCCAACGATCCGGTGGGGATCGTGTCTACGACCAAATGCTTCGATTCACCCAATCGCATGACGGCTCCATCTCCATATCGCTTCGTGATCTCTTGAATTGCCCGCGAGAGAACTTCCAATCGCTGATCCTGCTGATCGTCCGATCCATTGCTTCGACCGTTTACGTTTGCCATGGGACTAGCCTCCCTCTCGGAATAAAGAACATACGTTCGAACTGAGTATAGCACAATTGTTCGAATCGTCAAGTACCTTCGAACGTTTGTTCCTTTCTGATTTATAAAATTGAAACGATGGTGCCCCGGAGGAATACGTCTTCCTAGCCCGAATCCTGGCTTTTCAGACCGGCTTGAAGGCGGTGGTGTTCTCCCGGCCGCTCCCCTTCTTCGAATCCGGAGAGTACGAAGACGGCGTTCGTCACCGTCGGGCCCGGATTACGCCAGCGATGTCTCAACTGCGAACAGAAAAGCAGGCTGTCTCCCGGCTCCAGTAGATAGAGCTCGTTTTCGACACGATATTCCAACTGTCCGCGGATGCAAATCACGAATTCATGTCCATTGTGGATCAAGGGATGCGGCCCGCTGTTGGCGCCGCTTTCCAACGTCAGCGCAAAAGGTTCTACCCTGCCGGCGAACAACTCACCGCCAAGGCCTTCCCACACACCACGCGTGAACGGCACGCGTGTGCGGCTGGATGCTTTACAAAACACGATTTCTTTCCGATCGGATTGACTGCGGAACAGATCGGTGATTGGGACTCCCAATGCGGAAGCAACTTTGTACAAGGTACTCACGGAAGGTGAACTGAGCCCACGTTCGATCATACTCAATGCGTTGGCTGATATGCCACTTTCACTGGCAAGTGCACGGATGGAAAGGCCCCGCACTTCCCGCATCTCACGCAGCTTGTTGCCCACGTCGACCGAAATCGCGTCTATATCCTTGTTGGTCATTCGCCGTCTCTTCCTGTCAGTATAAAATCCTGACGTTCATCCGCAGACAAGGATACCGCAATTCCCGCACATGCACGATCCGGCCTGCCGCACGGAGAGGATCTCATCCGGACGACCGCCTCCGGCGGGGCGACGTCGATACGGCCGTGGATGCTCCAGCGAGCAACCTTCGCAGAGCCGACCGTTTGCTCTCTAAAAGCAAACAACACAGGAAGTGCCTGGCCCTATCATCCAATGACCCAGACTGAGTTTTGGTGCACGTTCGCACTAAATATTCGGATGGAACCGGACCGCAGTCTATTCGTGCTCCGATACCTCCCGGAAGACGGGCAGGTACTTGACGCCCAACGTGAACGTGCCCAATGCGTAGGCGAGAATCCCCAATCCGACCGCGATCTCCGTGATCGACGGCAGGTATGAAGCGACGGCGCCCGTTCCGAGCACGCCAGGGGACCAATCCGGCGGGGCGACCAGCCCCGACAAAGTCGTGTTCCAGCGGTTGACGATCACGCCCACGACGACGAACGCACAGGCGGCGACCACCCAGCGATCGTCGCGGCGCAAGCGCGGCACGAGCATCACGATCAGCGGTAAGAGCGCACCGAGTGCGATTTCCAACAGCCAGAAGGTCGGCGTGTAGGGCGTGGTGGCATTCAAGCGCGCCAGGGATTCCGCCGTTCCCGGCGCATGGCTGTAATACGACGTCGCCGCCCAATCCCAGATTTTGAGGTAGAGATAGGCCAGCAGGGCGTAGCCGAGGAAACGCGAGATTTCGCGCTGCAGGTCGAGACGCAGGAAACGAGTGTGCTGGAATTTCCCGACCAGAATCGTCACGAGCAGAGTCAGAGCGATGCCGCTGGCCACCGCCGATAAGATGAAGAGAATCGGCAGGGAAGGTTTGAACCAGATCGCCCTTCCCGAGAGCACTCCGTAGGTCGCTCCCAGGGAGGACTGGTGCAGTAAAGAAAGCGCCATGCCCAATACCGCCACGACCGGCGTCGCCTTGTGCAGCTTGTGACCCCAATCTCGCAGCCAGGACCAGCGATCGAAAAGTTTGCTCTCGAATAAGACCGGAAGAAATTCGACCACAAGCACCGTCGAATAGAGCACCACACACCAGGTGATCTCCCAAAGGACGGAATGCACGTTCCAGAAGACCAGCGGGTGCCAGAAGCGATCCGGCCGGCCGATGTCCAAGGCCAGTGCGAGCATGGCCGAAGAGTATCCCAGAAATCCCACGAATACCGCCGGGCGAGCGATCGGCTCGAAACGTTTGATGCGAAAGACGTACACCACCGCCGAAAAGGTGAAGGCGCCCGCTCCGAGCGCGATCGAGGAGAGATCGATCGTGATCCACAGACCCCAGGGCACCTGGTCTGAGAGCCCGGTCACTTGAAGTCCTTTGGCGAGTACGCGCACGGCGCCGACGGCCCCCACGAGCAGGAGCAGACCCAGGCCGGCCAGCCACATCGTCAGCGGTTTGATCGCCGGACGTTTGAAAGAGAGCTGTCGCAAAGCCATATCAAACCTCCCGCTCGGGTCGTACGTAATGGACTTTGGGCTCGGTGCCGAAATCCTCACGCAGGCGGAAGGTCTCGTTCTGCGCCAGGTATTTGGAAACCGGGCTTTCGGGATCGAGGACGTCGCCGAAGACACGCGCGTTGACCGGGCAGACCTCGACGCAGGCGGGAGAGGCGTGCAAATCGACGCCCGGCGTCATGCCGTATTCCAATGCGCGGTCGATGCGATGCACGCAGAAAGTGCATTTTTCGACCACGCCGCGCGGGCGCGGTTCGACTTCGGCTTCTCCCCAGGCTGGCTGGTAGCGGTTTTCCGTGACGGCGTCCCCCCAATTGAAGCGGCGCACGTCGTACGGACAGGCCACCTCGCAGTAACGGCATCCGATGCAGCGCTCGTAGTCCATCGCCACGATGCCGTCCTCGCGCACCCAGGTCGCACCCACCGGGCACACCTTGACGCACGGCGCTTCCTGGCAGTGTAAACAGGGACGCGTCATGTAAAAATTCGTCCCGCCTTCGGTCTGTTCCGAAAATCCGACGTTCCAGCGCATGCGGTCGTCGGACACGTTGTTTACCGCCTGGCAGGCCCAAATGCAGTACTGGCAGCCGATGCAGGTACCCAGGTCGATCACCATGTGCCATTCGTGTTCCCGATCGGCCGCCGCACCCTGCTCATGGGTGGAACGGCCGATGCCTTCCACGGCCTCCGGAGAGAGCGGCCCCGAGGTGATGATCTGCGTGATCGCGAAGGTGGCACCGGTGGCGCCGATGATCTTGGCCGCATCGCGCCGGGTGAGCAGCGCCGGGTCCTTCTTACGTTTCGTCATCGTCCCGCTCCTTGCGCTCGCGGCG
The nucleotide sequence above comes from Anaerolineales bacterium. Encoded proteins:
- a CDS encoding NBR1-Ig-like domain-containing protein encodes the protein MTPNPTFVTSSESSSGVEPSRSDCENDARFLEDLTFPDGEVVVPGQTLDKRWSVQNNGSCDWGADYRLLHLGEDEFGAPEAVALYPARGGTNAIWQVELQAPGEVGQYVSQWQAQAPDGTMFGDVVYILISVKKPTPTPTATPLISPTPTP
- a CDS encoding cysteine hydrolase family protein; this translates as MKKTALLVIDVQSGLFGGMDAIYGEKDLIGTINELIEKARRSDVPIFWIQHCEAEEGSPLHPDSKGWQIHPELSKKAEDIYVRKSHPDSFQDTMLGEELSSRDIEKLTVTGLQTEYCIDTTCRRAYSLGYEVILIEDGHSTYDGENLSAEQIIRHHNQVLGSWFVTLKNSTDVYFAA
- a CDS encoding aldo/keto reductase — translated: MEFTHLGRTGLTVSRLCLGTMNFGPETDEAPSFRIMDEALDAGINFFDTANVYGWKTGEGITEQIIGRWLSQGGGRRDKIVLATKVYGKMGDWPNEGRLSAYHIRRACEESLRRLQTDHIDLYQMHHIDREAPWEEIWQAMKQLVREGKVIYVGSSNFAGWHIAQAQCAARARHFMGLVSEQSLYNLNDRMIELEVIPACRDYGLGLIPWSPLAGGMLGGALKKAKEGRRADEHVQKSIEENRETLEKYEALCKDLGEAPADVALAWLLHNPVVTAPIIGPRTSDQLKGNIHSLSIELDSDTLQKLDEIWPGPGGAAPEAYAW
- a CDS encoding ABC transporter ATP-binding protein, whose protein sequence is MTDLNSITIENLHKKFEDIKALDGLSFKVNAGEMFIIVGPDGAGKSTLLRILAGILPFEEGHVQAFDRTLPGDEEKIKLKLGYMPQRFGLYEDLTVHENLKFFYSLYNLPRRNRDEVFRRMFEFSGLERFKKRLAGDLSGGMKQKLGLSCALLHKPSLLGSCCSIPFLGSGKGMNWYPSQEFTFSPSGPALRPSEISSPDPTGGEEAWAHVQRAPWFKICWMRDSKPSC
- a CDS encoding XRE family transcriptional regulator, which encodes MTNKDIDAISVDVGNKLREMREVRGLSIRALASESGISANALSMIERGLSSPSVSTLYKVASALGVPITDLFRSQSDRKEIVFCKASSRTRVPFTRGVWEGLGGELFAGRVEPFALTLESGANSGPHPLIHNGHEFVICIRGQLEYRVENELYLLEPGDSLLFCSQLRHRWRNPGPTVTNAVFVLSGFEEGERPGEHHRLQAGLKSQDSG
- a CDS encoding 4Fe-4S dicluster domain-containing protein; translation: MTKRKKDPALLTRRDAAKIIGATGATFAITQIITSGPLSPEAVEGIGRSTHEQGAAADREHEWHMVIDLGTCIGCQYCIWACQAVNNVSDDRMRWNVGFSEQTEGGTNFYMTRPCLHCQEAPCVKVCPVGATWVREDGIVAMDYERCIGCRYCEVACPYDVRRFNWGDAVTENRYQPAWGEAEVEPRPRGVVEKCTFCVHRIDRALEYGMTPGVDLHASPACVEVCPVNARVFGDVLDPESPVSKYLAQNETFRLREDFGTEPKVHYVRPEREV
- the recA gene encoding recombinase RecA, giving the protein MANVNGRSNGSDDQQDQRLEVLSRAIQEITKRYGDGAVMRLGESKHLVVDTIPTGSLALDLALGVGGIPRGRVTEIYGPESSGKTTLCQHIVAEAQRQGGVCAYIDMEHALDPQYAARCGVDVDNLYISQPDMGEQALEITETLVRSGAVDLVVIDSVAALVPRAEIEGDMGDAHMGMQARLMSQALRKLSGAIKQTNTAVIFTNQLRQKIGVMFGNPETTTGGRALKFYASVRLDIRRAESIKVGQDIVGNRARIRVVKNKVAPPFKVAEFDIMYDEGISKVGGVLDLGVELELIDKRGSYYSYGETRLGQGRENAKSYLRENPDMAQELEFEIRKAAGLEATMSDEPIPVEDLAAEEVLTLEEVNA
- the ahcY gene encoding adenosylhomocysteinase — its product is MSSEFDIKDISLAEGGRRRINWAAQEMPVLRQVRDRFAKEQPLKGMRVAGCLHVTTETANLMRTLQNGGAEVVLCASNPLSTQDDVAASLVSHDEIPVYAIKGEDNDTYYEHIHAALDVKPNMTMDDGADLLSTLHKDRQELLAQVRGGTEETTTGVIRLRAMANEGALKYPVIAVNDAMTKHFFDNRYGTGQSTIDGIVRATNILLAGKTFVVAGYGWCGRGLAMRARGMGANVIVTEVKPLAALEAVMDGFRVMPMIEAAPIGDIFCTLTGDINVIDKHHFDVMKNGAIVANSGHFNVEINIPALEKMSTEVRKPREFIDQYVLKDGRAINLLGEGRLINLAAAEGHPASVMDLSFANQALSLEYIVQHGEELENRVYTIPEDIDREIARMKLESMNVKIDKLSAEQEKYLASWEEGT
- the nrfD gene encoding polysulfide reductase NrfD; translated protein: MALRQLSFKRPAIKPLTMWLAGLGLLLLVGAVGAVRVLAKGLQVTGLSDQVPWGLWITIDLSSIALGAGAFTFSAVVYVFRIKRFEPIARPAVFVGFLGYSSAMLALALDIGRPDRFWHPLVFWNVHSVLWEITWCVVLYSTVLVVEFLPVLFESKLFDRWSWLRDWGHKLHKATPVVAVLGMALSLLHQSSLGATYGVLSGRAIWFKPSLPILFILSAVASGIALTLLVTILVGKFQHTRFLRLDLQREISRFLGYALLAYLYLKIWDWAATSYYSHAPGTAESLARLNATTPYTPTFWLLEIALGALLPLIVMLVPRLRRDDRWVVAACAFVVVGVIVNRWNTTLSGLVAPPDWSPGVLGTGAVASYLPSITEIAVGLGILAYALGTFTLGVKYLPVFREVSEHE